The Mobula hypostoma chromosome 9, sMobHyp1.1, whole genome shotgun sequence genomic sequence ATACGAGTACGCTGGGCAGCAAGGGACtaataatttactttgatttttgtgATTTGGCCAAAGGAGGAAGCAAGCACAATTTAGATTCAAGATACTTttactgggggcgggggggagtagGCACTATTAACAATTCTATGTGGGAGATTTATTTAAAAAGTCTGGAAATATTACTCAGGGAAGGATGTAGGTTTAAATAAAATCAACTTGTTTACTCACAATAAAAGCCATTAATAATCCTTCAACACTGCAAGCACAAACTATCAATGCATTGAacctacctttttaaaaaaagacatttaagtCATTCCTCATCAATTGGAGGAATGCCCAACTCCTCATCAGTCCACTCAGAGGGATCAGGATAAGGAAAGTGACCCTATAATACAACAATACCAGACTTTAATTGTGGATAGTGGAGGCGATTTCTTGAAGCAACTTCTATTTAAATCAACATGTAATACATCAAGTACAGAAGCTTACTTTTTATGAAATCTTGTTTAATTCTGCCAAAATTTAGCCATCATCAGCAAATCACATTTTAATAACCTGCCTTTATGTACTGTGGTTCCAAATTAAACTACTATAATAGGTTTTTACAACAAATGCCTCTTGCAGTAACATTAGTCAGCCCATTGTTTTAAACTTTCTTTGGGCAACAATCTATGTCATTAGTCAAAGTTAAGTTTTACCTTGACTTTATATACTTGTGTACTTGTTTAATAGCCTGCACTATACTGATAACACTTTGTTGTTCCCCTAAAAGGTAGGCCAGAGCAATGTTTGTGCACAATTACAATTAGATTCACAGCTGCTCCAATATTAAATCTTCTTTGTCTAAAGTAATATGTAGTCATGGGCCACCCTAGCCTTTAGATTAAAGCAGAACAATTGCGCAAAGGTAACATTAATAACATTCAAGTCAACTAAAGGAAGCAAATGAAGTCAATGGGAACTATGTGAgtaggaagggttggattgatcttggagtaggttaaaaggttgcaaacatcatgggccaaagagcctgtattgtgctgtgttcTTCTACTGAATGTTTTATTAACTTTCAATGACAACCCAATGATGTAACAAATACTGGCAATAACAGATACGATTTTGGTTTACTGAATTTAGTCACCCCCAACCATCACATTTACCCAATGCCACTGATCTTCAGTTAAAAATAAACCAAATTTCTCATCCTTtcgatttttttttctgtctcttaAACATCATCCAGTTCCAATACGCCAAGAACTTGGATTCCTATTCTGGCCCTTTACAAGAAGccaatttttttaaaacactcAACCAATGGCATTGTTCCTAAACTCCTCACCCAAAGGGTACTTTGATGACCTAGCTGCTGGCCACCTGTTCTTGTGGGGCACAATGTAAAATTTTATCCAGTACTGGGCTTTCGTGGGATGGCCTCTGTGCCAAAGGCAGTTAATAAATGCAATGTCTTGGGCTTTTCTCAATACAGAAAACAGCTAGAAAGACTGCCCTGAAATGCAAAAGCAATGTTAATGAATGTTGCATTTTTTCTTATTTTACAGCcctaaaaaaaatacattaaaacatAACATTTATTCAATGATCTTTGAATATCTTTCTCCAAGTAGCTAATTCTTCCATTTATTTGAATGGAAATACTGTGCTTTGGGCAGCTCCCTAACCTGATAACTCAATGTTCTCAAAAATCTGTGCTGTCACATTTGACTCCACGGGAAGTTCAATACTGCAGCACAGGGGTACTGGGTTCCCTAGGTTCAGTCCCACACTGGCTCTGGAAGACTAGACTTCCACCAGAAAAAGCTTGAAAGATTTGAAGCTTAAGCTAGCTGCAATTTACTTTATATTTCAACAAAATGATAGAAACTACACCACTAAATCAGAAGCACAGTATGAAATAAACTGAGTCTGAAGATTGCTTGGATACCTAAAAAAACCCATCTGCAAGCAGTCAGTGAGGATAAAGAATGCATTAAGGCACACAATTCTGCACTCTCCCTCCACTATGCGAAGTGAAAATGATCAATTACTACATGAATGTGGAATATTAAAGGTTGATGAAGTACTCACAATGACTGCATCAGTATCATGCCACAGATGCCATAATATCCAGAACCACATGAAACCACTGAGAAACTCGGACTGGAACACTTGCTTTTTGGTCAACTCTGGATATTGTCGATATTGAGGCTCAATGTGGACCCCACCACCAGCTCTGGAAAAGGCAACAGGGTTGGGAGAGTAATTTATGCTAGAATATACAGACATGCATATCATACACCAACGCAAGAAATTGGAGCAGAACacatcactccattcttcaataaAAGCACAGAAGAATATCTTCATCCTTAACCCCACAACTTTGTTGGTGCCCAACAATCTATCAAACCCACCCTTTTAATATACCTGAAACAAAAAGATTTTCAACCTatgaaagcaaaagaaaacagTTCAGGCTGTGTTTTGCAACTTAGCTAAAATTACCATTTATAATATGAAATGTAACATGATCATATAAGATCTATTATTATGGTTTCAGCGTTCCATCTCAAGACAATCTCATGAAAAACTTCATTCTAGGCTTAATCATACTCTAAGTCGACCTTCACTTATCCAACTACCCGTAaaccggttccttcgataatccagtATTGATTATGCttcatgtgatccttctgtaattcggcattttcactaatctggcactcctcaggtcccaatggtgccagattagtgaaggtcgacctgtatttgcACCTATGATAGGGGTGTATtatgggaggggtagcacctctggtgaaggggcctgTTATGTCCACCctgggacagctcactcacctttggtctccaCCAAACGTTCAGCTGTCACCTACGGAtccaagtaactgtttgcatgtgacagtggccacgtCCTGGTACATGGCTTCGACAGATAGTCTAAACAAGGAGAGGGTAGCCAGCAAGCCTAACACTTTGGTGAGACAGGGCCATGCCTGTCCTAacattgtaaaagtattcagtccccaaCCCCTTGTTCATAAAAATGAGTATTAGAAGcagagattttgatcaatttaaatgagaatttttatttgtgaatcatatgctccttttttcacagtagaatccatagaacaagggaaaatgtaaagcatgaaaaactaaaaattcaaaagcaAGTAtcagcagtttaaaaaaaagtattcatccccctttgctcagtacttagttgaaccacttcTTGTGGCTATTACAGCCAGTATTCTTTTTGgttaagtctctattagctttgaacaacgtgatggagcaagatttgtccaTCCTCCTTGCAAAACTGCTATGCCAAGCTAGTAGGGGAAAGGCAGCatacagcaatcttgaggtcttgccaaagATATTCGAACGCATTAAGGTCAGGGCTCTAATTGGGTCACTGAAAGACATCACTTTTCTTCACTTGAacccactccatggttgctctggcagtgtgttttggGTTGTTGTCCTACTGAAAGATGAGCCTCCTCCCtcatttaagctttctggcagaggctagcaggtttttaatccaggatctctgtatttagcagcatttatCTACCCAtcaatttccagtccctgctgtctccatcatacTTTACAGAAggaatggtgttacctggctgatgcgcagTTTTGGACTTACGCCACACGTACTGCTCAgcgttgaggccaaaaagttccactttagtctcatccaaccacaacgATCTTGTTCtatatctttacagtatcttctaagtgatgctttgcaaagtctttatgggcaaggatgcacaccttttttttttaaagccagggtttcttccttgccactcttccattaaTACTCTTCTTGTGGCAGGCCTTAGAGATTGCAGAGCCaaaaacttcatctccagttgcagccactaacTTCTGTAGCTCATTCAGGGT encodes the following:
- the ndufb2 gene encoding NADH dehydrogenase [ubiquinone] 1 beta subcomplex subunit 2, mitochondrial, with product MSWCRGVGAALRRGAWLLQAGGSRGVLPVRRAGGGVHIEPQYRQYPELTKKQVFQSEFLSGFMWFWILWHLWHDTDAVIGHFPYPDPSEWTDEELGIPPIDEE